ATCACCGGGGGCTTTACAAGGGAGCCCTCTCCCACCCGCAGGAGCCATCGCCTGAGTGGAGTGGAATATCAGCACCACACCGGCATTGCTCAGGTTGAAGCCACAAGCATCCCCTTTGCCACTGCCATCGCTGGAGTCATGAAGGACAGAGACCGTCGTCTGGATGAGAGGCGGAAATCCACAGTCTTCCTCTCGGTTGGGGCCATTGAAGGAAGCCCCCCCAGCAGCGACATGCCATCCTTGCAGCAGTCCAGGTCTATTGATGAGCGGTTGTTAGGAAGCCGAGATGTACTACTGCCTTCCCCTGTCTCAGCTTTAAAGCCATTAATTAGCAGCTCATCCTCAACGTTCATCCACCCCCTAACAGGAAAGCCCTTGGATCCGAACTCACCACTGGCGCTTGCGCTGGCCGCAAGGGAACGGGCCCTCTCAACTCAAGTCCCATCCCGGTCGCCCACCCCGATCCACAGCCCGGACTCAGACAGAGCAGCACCCCTGTTTGTGGACATCCAAACCAAAGAACCAGAGAGGGGGGAGTTGGAGAGCTTGGTGTCCCCTGCGTACTCACCTGGAGGCAAAGGGGCAATCGGAACAGACTCTGGGACTTTGGCCCCTACTAAGAGCCAGTGGGGAACCCCGTCCacactgagaaaagaaactgaggcaagagCAGAAACacctgggaaggaggagaagaaacaagaagacAAGAAGTCCATGATTATTAGCATAGTGGATACATCACAGCAGAAGACCGCTGGCCTCATCATGGTTCATGCCACAAGTAATGGCCAAGACGAGATAGGACTTGAGATAAAAGAGGAGAAACCAGCTGTCCCTGAAGCATGCACAGAGCCAGCAGAGTCCCCCAAAGCAGAGACCCAGCCCAGTCCCGTGGGAAAGCCTCCAGTCAGTCCAGCCTCTGACAAGACGCTGGGACAAGGGAGTTCGGAGGAAGAAGTGGAGCCCTACACGGTTACCCTCCCACCAGCTCAGTTGTCTTCAAGTGACGAAGAGACCAGGGAGGAGCTGGCCAAGATAGGGCTGGTGCCTCCACCAGATGAGTTTGCAAACGGGGTACTGGTCACCACCCCTGGCACACCAGTCAGCCACCTGGCTACGCCTAGCATGCCATCCATACCAGCGGCAGCAGTAGCACCTTCTACCACTGGCGGAACACCCTCAGGGAAGCCCTCTGATGCCCCCGTAGCCCCAGAGTCTGCTGCAGACTCGGGAGTGGAAGAGGTGGACACCAGAAGTTCAAGTGACCATCACCTGGAGACCACAAGCACCATCTCTACGGTCTCCAGCATGTCTACGTTGTCCTCAGAAAGCGGGGAGCCTACTGACACATACACTTCCTTTGCGGATGGACAAACTTTTATACTCGAGAAGCCACCAGTGCCTCCAAAGCCAAAACTCAAGTCCCAGCTCAGCAAGGGGCCAGTTACTTTCAGGGACCCACTTTTGAAGCAGTCTTCGGACAGCGAGCTCATCTCCCAGCAACATGCGGCCACTCTGGCATCAGCCAGCATTGGCCGGCCACGCTACCTCTTTCAGAGAAGGTCCAAGCTATGGGGGGACCCCATGGAGAGCAGGCCAATCCATGGGGCTGATGATGACAAGCCAACTGTGATCAGTGAGCTGAGTTCCCGACTACAGCAACTGAATAAGGATACACGATCACTGGGGGAGGAACCAGCCGGGTCCACGTTAGATCCCGGGAAGAAGTCACCTGTGGTCGCGGCACGGTAAGATGCTGGTCGCTGGCCCAGGGAGGGGGCGGGTGCAGGGCTTAGGCAcccagggggacagggaggtgCAGAAGCGGAGTGGAACTGTGCCGAGTAATCCAGGGTGTGTTTTGAGGGGCGTTTCAGAGATGTCAGGACTTCTCAGCTGCACGGGGAGAGACAATGCTGAGACATGCTTTCCAGAAGTTGGTGTGATTTGTTCATGGCTCCTCTCTACGCACCACACACATAGCGAGCTCGCActgttgctttttccctttaaattgCCTTCCTGTTGTTTCATGTTCCTCCTCTGTCTCGATGCTATTGTGAAGCTGCTGTATTTAGTTGTGGGTTTCACTTCTAAATGTTTGCTCCTGAACAATTAATAACAATGTGTGTTTCTCtagtgcttttcatttcaaaggatCTCCAAATGTTGTCAGACTATGTATTAGAGCTCTGGTCACTCACTGCTGAGCGGGAGCCGTCACGAGGGTGCTCTGCGACAGCCCTTAGAAAGGACACAGCAGCACCACCCCGACCTTTGTTCGCTGAGGCAGAGCTCGGCCCCGTTTCTGGAAC
Above is a genomic segment from Gymnogyps californianus isolate 813 chromosome 1, ASM1813914v2, whole genome shotgun sequence containing:
- the LOC127023321 gene encoding SH3 and multiple ankyrin repeat domains protein 3-like: MVTSKDQARPAGEDEKLAASLLDGKFPRSTSMQDTVREGHGIPPPPQTAPPPPPSPYYFDTGPPPSFSPPPPPGRAYDTIRSSFKPGLEAKLHGLPQVISAAEMYDQARTSIPYPERQKRARSMIILQDSSHLPVEPTEIPRPGPSATPPEKLKRKGRVIDNPYANMGQFNVSLFAPTKPQRKKSPLVKQLQVEDAQERAALAITGGFTREPSPTRRSHRLSGVEYQHHTGIAQVEATSIPFATAIAGVMKDRDRRLDERRKSTVFLSVGAIEGSPPSSDMPSLQQSRSIDERLLGSRDVLLPSPVSALKPLISSSSSTFIHPLTGKPLDPNSPLALALAARERALSTQVPSRSPTPIHSPDSDRAAPLFVDIQTKEPERGELESLVSPAYSPGGKGAIGTDSGTLAPTKSQWGTPSTLRKETEARAETPGKEEKKQEDKKSMIISIVDTSQQKTAGLIMVHATSNGQDEIGLEIKEEKPAVPEACTEPAESPKAETQPSPVGKPPVSPASDKTLGQGSSEEEVEPYTVTLPPAQLSSSDEETREELAKIGLVPPPDEFANGVLVTTPGTPVSHLATPSMPSIPAAAVAPSTTGGTPSGKPSDAPVAPESAADSGVEEVDTRSSSDHHLETTSTISTVSSMSTLSSESGEPTDTYTSFADGQTFILEKPPVPPKPKLKSQLSKGPVTFRDPLLKQSSDSELISQQHAATLASASIGRPRYLFQRRSKLWGDPMESRPIHGADDDKPTVISELSSRLQQLNKDTRSLGEEPAGSTLDPGKKSPVVAARGL